Genomic DNA from Comamonas antarctica:
AATCCGGGTCCCAGGCCGGCGCGCCCAGCAGCTTGGCGCCCATGCGCAGATAGCCCTGGATCAATGCCGGCGCCTGCACATCGGCGGCGCCCGGCGTGCCGCGGCCTTCTGCCGGCAGCGGCAGCGCGGTATAGGGCTGGACCTGCATTTCCGGCGCGGCCAGGTAGCGCGTGCGCAACTGCTGCCAGATGTTCGCCGCGCCCTCGCCATAGGCCAGGCCCGGGTGGTACATCGGCATGCTGGCGCAGCCCAGCATGGCTTCGAGCCGGTTGCGCTGCATGAATTCGGCGAGCGCGCCCCACAGCGCCAGGATCGTCGCGCCGTTGCGCCAGTCGGCATGCACGCAGCTGCGGCCCAGTTCCACGAGCCGCGGGCGCCAGGCCGCGATGGGCGCGAGGTCGAACTCGTTGTCCGAATACAGGCCGCCCGCGCGCCGCGCTTCGGCAGGCGTCAGCAGCCGGTAGGTGCCGATCACGGCATCGCTGGCCGGATCGCGCACCAGCAGATGCTCGCAGTAGTCGTCGAAATGGTCGATGTCGTGGCCTGCCAGCGGCGCCGGCAGGCGCGCGCCCATCTCCTGCACGAACACCTGGTGGCGCAGGCGCTGGGCGGCGCGCACTTCGTCCTGGTGGCGCGCCCACTGCACGACCAGCCGTGTGGGCGAGCGTGGCTCGGTACGGGGGCGCAGCAGCGCGGGAAGCGGCGGGGGAACATAGGCCGAAAGGGTCGATGCCCAGTCTCCGGCCGGCATGGCTTGCAGGTTGTCGTCCATACATCCTCCCTGTCGCGCTGCAGTGAATTGGCGTGATACCGGGAGGGATCGGGTGGGTGACGGGTAACCGCGTCACTCCCCTTTTTTTCAGTCCCGGCTCACGCTACGCATTCTTGGCCCGCGAGATGACAGGAACGTGATGGTGCGATGACAGTTGCGTGTCGCAGGCCGCGGCGTGGCTCAGCGGAGCATCCACTGGATGACCAGCGCATTGACGATATCGATGAAGAACCCGCAGACCAGCGGCATCACGATGAAGGCCCGGTGGGCCGCGCCATGGCGTTGCGTGACCGCGGTCATGTTGGCCATGGCCGTGGCCGTCGAGCCCAGCGCGATGCCGCCGAAACCCGCACAGATCACGGCCGCCTCGTAGTCGCTGCCCATGCAGCGGAACACCACCCACAGCGTGAAGGCCACCGTGAGCGCCACCTGCAGCACCAGCACCGAGAGCACGAAACCCAGCACGCCGTTCAGCATCCACAGCTGCACGCCCATCAGCGCCATGGTCAGGAACAGTCCCAGGCAGATATCGGAAATCAGCGCCAGGCCCTGGCGGATGCCTTGCCAGTACTGGCTGTTGCCGGGGCCGCCGACCATCCAGCGGCCCAGCAGGTTGCGCAGCAGCATGCCCGACAGCAGGCAGCCGACGAACATCGGCAACTGCAGCCCGGCCTGGTGGAACAGCGGCGTGATCACTTCGCCCAGCATCAATGCCAGATTGAGCCAGAGCAGCGCGCGCAGCACGCCCATGTAATCCAGCGGGACGCTGGCCTGCTCGGCTTTGACGCCCACGTCGAGCGTGCCCACACCGCCGTTCAGCCCATGCCGGCGCATCAGGTAGCTGGCCACGGGCCCGCCGATGGTGCAGGCCACGAACAAGCCCACCATGTTGCTGGCCATGCCCAGCTCGACCGCGTTGGAGATGCCCAGGCGCGTGACGAACTCCGGCCCCCAGGCCAGCGTGGTGCCGATGCCGCCGGTCAGCGAGATCGAGCCGGTCATCAGGCCGGCGCGTGGATCGAGGCCGAACAGGCCCGCCACGCCCATGCCCAGCAGGTTCTGCAGCAGGATGAAGACCGAGGCCAGGCCCAGCAGCCACAGCACCGGCCGGCCGCCGTCGCGCAAGGTACGCAGATCCGATTTGAGCCCGATGGCGGCAAAGAAATACAGCAGCAGCATCTCGCGCACGTCGAGATCGAATGCGATGCGCACTCCCAACGCGAGGTAGGCCGCGCCCACCACGCAGGCGCACAGGAAACCGCCGACCACCGGCTCGGGAATGCTGTAGCGCCGCAGCAGCGTCGAGTGCTGGCTGACCTTCTGCCCGATGAAGAACAGCAGGATCGCCAGCGTGAAGCTCTGGAAGGCCGGCACGTTGAGCGTTTGCGGCAGCGCTGCGAACATTTCCATTTCAAGCCCCCAGGCAGTGGTTGAAGACGCAAGGACCGGACCATTTTGCCGCAAGGCCGCGCCGCGGCCTGCAGGCTGGCGCGTCCCAGGCAAGCGCTGCGAAATCCGCGATCCGTTAAACTGCTCGATTGCCCGAATCC
This window encodes:
- the gltS gene encoding sodium/glutamate symporter gives rise to the protein MEMFAALPQTLNVPAFQSFTLAILLFFIGQKVSQHSTLLRRYSIPEPVVGGFLCACVVGAAYLALGVRIAFDLDVREMLLLYFFAAIGLKSDLRTLRDGGRPVLWLLGLASVFILLQNLLGMGVAGLFGLDPRAGLMTGSISLTGGIGTTLAWGPEFVTRLGISNAVELGMASNMVGLFVACTIGGPVASYLMRRHGLNGGVGTLDVGVKAEQASVPLDYMGVLRALLWLNLALMLGEVITPLFHQAGLQLPMFVGCLLSGMLLRNLLGRWMVGGPGNSQYWQGIRQGLALISDICLGLFLTMALMGVQLWMLNGVLGFVLSVLVLQVALTVAFTLWVVFRCMGSDYEAAVICAGFGGIALGSTATAMANMTAVTQRHGAAHRAFIVMPLVCGFFIDIVNALVIQWMLR
- a CDS encoding GNAT family N-acetyltransferase, yielding MPAGDWASTLSAYVPPPLPALLRPRTEPRSPTRLVVQWARHQDEVRAAQRLRHQVFVQEMGARLPAPLAGHDIDHFDDYCEHLLVRDPASDAVIGTYRLLTPAEARRAGGLYSDNEFDLAPIAAWRPRLVELGRSCVHADWRNGATILALWGALAEFMQRNRLEAMLGCASMPMYHPGLAYGEGAANIWQQLRTRYLAAPEMQVQPYTALPLPAEGRGTPGAADVQAPALIQGYLRMGAKLLGAPAWDPDFQTADLPLMARIEDLPARYRRARD